AACTGCTGATCGTTTCCGTATCACTGGATACATTCGTCACCAGACTGCCGATATGGAAGCGATCGAAGAAAGACATCGACATTTTGGAGATATGCTTGAACAGGTCCTTACGAATGCGAGAGACGATGTTCTGACCGACATGTTGCAGCAGGTTGTTTTGTACATAGGTAAAAATAAAGCTGATTACAGCCAGCCCCAAAAAGATAGCTGCCAACTGGACAAGAAAGCCTACACTAGTCTGACCAATTGCCAGATGATCATCGATCGCGATCTTCACCAGATAAGGCTGAAGCAGATCGGCGGAAATACCCAGCAGCGAACAGAAAAAGATACCTGCAAAGGCCCATTTATGGGGGTGGGCGTAGGACATCATCGCTTTGAAGGAAGTCCGCTTATTCTGGTCTGCGCCTGCGTCGGAACCGGACCCATGGCCTGACGGTTGTGCTTGGGCTCCCGCATCTGAACGAACTTCAGCGTTACGGTCAGTCATGATGTAATCCCTCCTCCTGCAAACGATAGGTTGCAGCATATAACCCTTTTGCGGCCATCAGCCCTGCATGCGTTCCCTGTTCAGCGATTCGACCTTCATCCAGAACGATAATTTCGTCGGCATGACGGACTGCACTGATCCGGTGGGAGATAATCAGCGTTGTTTTGCCTTTACCGATCTCACGCAGGCTGCGCAGAATGCCACTTTCGGTGATGGCATCCACAGCACTCATACTGTCATCTAGAATGAGCACCTGCGCTTTTTTGATCAACCCCCTCGCCAGACTGGTGCGCTGACGCTGACCGCCAGACAACGTGAGTCCACGTTCGCCCAGCAGGGTATCGAACCGATCAGGGAACCGGATAATGTTCTCGTATATCATCGCTTGTCGTGCGCTGTGCTCTACGGTGTCCAGCGGAACCTCGCGGTCACTAAAAGCGATGTTGTCCCGAATGGTTGTACTGAACAGGAATCCATCCTGCGGTACATAGGCAATACGGGATCGCAGACTTTCCAGCGACAGCTGCCGAATGTCGGTGCCGTTAATGCGGATTGTGCCTTCAGGCGGCTCATATGTACGCAGTAATAGCTTCACAAAGGTACTTTTACCAGAACCTGTTTTACCCACAATACCCACGGTTCGTCCTGCCTGGATATTCAGACTGATATTTTTGAGCGCAGCGGATGAACTGCCGGGATAGGAGAAAGACAGATTCTCAATCGTAATGTCGTTCACGGCTTGGAGACTTGTCGCATTGGGAAGCTCGCGCACGTCAGGCACTTCCGTCAACAGATCATTTACCCGCTCCAGTGATGCTCCAGAACGCTGCATAGTATTGATCACATTACCGATTTGTTGAAGCGGTCCCATGATGATCCGCAAATATAACGTCAATGCGACAAAACTTCCGAGTGTAATGGAATTCTGCATCGTCAAAATTCCGCCGACAAGCAGGGAGACTACCAATGAAATGGCACCCAGCAGCGGTAGCAAGGCCTGAAATAGAGAGGACAGACGAACAAGCCGCAGCTGTTTACTTTTGATTGCATCTACTGTGAACCCAAATCGTTCACGGGCGCTGTCTTCAATGGCAAATGTTTTGGTTACACGAATACCACCGAGCTGTTCCTCTGCGGATTCCGTCATCGTTGCAAGAGCATCCTGCACATCACGAGAGCGCTTGCGAATTCGCGGACCGAAAAAAACGACCAGAAAGGGAATGGCCAGCAAAGGCACAATACTGATCAGAATAAGTTTCATCGGAATCCCGCTGAGCAGCATCATCACGATGCAGGATAATAATAGAAATGTTGCATTGGTCATCATGGTGACGCCGTTGGAGATGGCTTCACGTACAGAGGTAACATCATTCATGACGTAACTGAGCAGTTTCCCATTTCCCTGTTTGGAAAAATAGTACTCGCTAAGTTCGGAAAACTTGCCGAAAATGCGCTCGCGTGTCATGAATTCGAAGCGGCGTCCAAGCTTCATGATCATGAATTGTCCGGTACCGAATAACAGATTATAAGCGATGGCTATAGCCAAAAGCGAAAGACTGTACCGGATGACCGTATTCATCTGAAGTGTGTTCTGCATGAGTTGATCCGTGAAACTGCCCAGAATTCGGGGTAAGGACGCCTGACCCACATTGGAGGCAATAATCAGTAGTACAGCGAACAGATATACGGGCCAGTTGGCAATGACATAGCCTCGTAGTAATCCTTTCTTGGACATAAGATTTGTTCTCCTTTGTTCAGGGTGAAAGTCGGTTTGGAATCGGAGTCAAGAAAAGGGCCGACACCTGATAATAGCGCGTCGTGCCCTCTTACTTTATGCGATCCGGTTTGCAGTTTATCCGTTATTCGCTAGAATTCTCTATTCTTATTTTTGCGCTAAACGGTAAGGATGTCAACGAAGCAAGCAAGCATAATGGAAAGAAAGCAGATCGGCGCCCGTAGGGGAAGGGATATATGCAGTATTTCCATCATTTATTCACCAGATGTCGATTTTACTGAAACATTTCAGGGGGGGCTGCCGTCTGTAGGATTGAAGAGGTCAAAAATTGGGTTTACTAAATATGGAGGTGCCAAGAAATGAAACATAAAAAAGGATTGGCTGCAACGCTTGCGCTCTGCGTGTCTTTGACGGCAGGAGGTGCATCGGTACTTGCATTTTCGGATGTAAAAGATGAAGGACAAAAAACGATTGTGGACTCGTTACATTCCAAGGGTGTTGTTAATGGAGTAACGGCGGATCTATTTCGTCCGGATCTTGCATTGTCCGAGCCACAGGGTGTTCAACTGATTGTGAACGCTTTTGGTCTGAAAAATGAATACGCTGCCGCTTCGGCACAAAATAAAATTAGTCCAACGACTTGGTACGCCGATGCGGTTCAGGCTGCAACACAGAATGGTTTGTCCATTCCGGTGGAGTTGAATCCACAGGCCAAAATGACGCGTGAGCAGTTTGCCATTTTGCTCCTTGAAGGGATTAACACAACTGGAGAATATCCGGTGATCATGCTGTATAATGATATTAAGGACGAAAATAAAATCGGTAAGGACGCCAAATCTGCGGTCCAGAACCTGCTGAACATGGACATCATTGAACTGGATAAGGACGGAAACTTCCGTCCAGATCAGTCGCTTACCCGTATGGAGGCTGCAAGCATGATCTTCAATGCACTTGAATTTGTAGATAAGCACGGCAATGGCGGATCGACAGAACCGACTCCAACGAATCCAGGCGAAGGCCAACAGGGGATTGTGCCTACCGTGACATCAACCAAAGTGGATGACAAGACGGTAAAAGTCAAACTGACCGCGCAAATGCCTCATCCTGGTTATGGGTTGAAGATTGAAGATGTGAAACTGGAGAAGGATGGACGTGCCATCGTGCTGTATACGATTATCCAACCTGACCCGGACATGATGTATCCGATGGTTATTACCGATGTAACCGCAGAGACAGACATACCAACAGGATACACTGCAGAAGCACAGCCTTCTGGAAAATAATCAAGCCTTGCCAGCGTGCTTCGATCTCAGATCGAAGCACGTTTTTTTTGATTTTTTTGAAACCGACGATCGATATGAAAAAGCTTGCGTAGGGAGAGCGGCTGTCTTTCAGTCCGAATCTTGATTAGTCCGACTGAAAAGTATTGATTCTATTTATATATGTTACATTTTGTAACTCGTAAGTAATTCAAAAAGTGAAATTAAGGTAATTAATGTTATGTTAAATAACATTAAGATTGTCGTTTATAAGATGTAAATCAATATCTATTGAGGTGATGAAGCCGCTTCGTGTTAACGGAGCGGCTTTTTTTCTGGCCTGATCCGGAAATTATCATTCATTCAATATCTCCATGTCATGTGCAAATTCAACATATATGACTGGATATACCCAGTGTTTATCTGCGTTTATGTGCCTTGTAGCCAAGGGTGAAAACGACATATTTACGGAGACGGGAAGAAACTCATAGAATAAAGCCAAGCCATAAGGGAGCTTGATGCAGGTGGTAAATATATGATAGAAAATATTACATTTATATGGTTGAATTAAATCTATCCTTATTACTTTTCCTAAGCAGCAAGAGAGAAAAGGTGCGCCTCACCCATTACAAGAGCAGACCGAAAGACATTAGAAGGTCAAATACATGAGGAGGAGGTCGAAACGCAGTAGCAATGAAGAGGAACTTCTATTACATTCAAGATGGTAATGCGCTATGGATACTAAGATCTTGCGACCTGTATGACCGATGTGAATCCAGAATGCGACCTACACATGGAATGGCTCTTTCCTAAACATATGTGGGTTTTGACTTTAAGGTCTGTTTCTCAACTTTCATTCAGATCGGACATCTCTCAAGTTCATGCGAAGCTACTCCAAACGACAACTTCAAGAGGGAAATGGGTCAAATTCCACATGTTTTATGTCTCCAAAATGACAATGACAAGCTGGAACCAAAAGCGTAAACCCCTGTTTTAACAGTACTTTCCGTGTTTTTAAGAGTGAAGATCGAAATAGCATATTTACGAATTCGGAAATGATCCATAAACTCAGTATGTAAGCGTTACCAATTCGCGAGGGAAACAAGGGCCTCGCATGATAGAAATGTGGTCCGGGACTCATTCCTTACATTTGAACAGGAGTGTTTCGCTCTTCTTACAAAACGGACGGATTTTCATTTAGAAAAGGAGGAAACAACTGATGCAGCCAGAAGGGAAGTCCGCCTTGTCGCAAAACCTATCGGTGTACACGATTCCGAACCGCAAGAAAAATAAATTATGGAGAAGGATGATTCGAAACTGGGAGTTGTATCTGTTTATCGCGCCAGCATTTCTATACTTTCTGATTTTTCATTACGGGCCGATGTACGGCATACAAATCGCATTCAAAAACTTTATCCCGACGCTTGGTGTTACAGGAAGCCCGTGGGTTGGTTTCGATCATTTTATCCGCTTCTTTAATTCGTATTATTTCTGGGATTTGTTATGGAATACCCTCAGTATCAGCTTGTATGAGCTGGCTATAGGTTTTCCACTGCCGATCATTCTGGCGTTAGCCTTCAATGAAGTAAAGGACTCCTTCTTCAAACGTACCGTACAGACGGTCACGTATGCACCACATTTTATTTCGGTCGTAGTCATGTCGGGTATGATCATTACCTTCTTGTCACCTTCGTCAGGCATGATTGTCAATTTGGTGGAGGCTCTTGGATTTCAGGCCCCTCAATTTCTGACGGACCCTGCGTGGTTCAAGACGGTGTACGTACTCTCAGGTGTCTGGCAGAGTGCAGGCTGGGGTACCATTATATACCTCGCAGCTCTCTCGGGTGTGGACCCTCAACTGCATGAAGCTGCCGTGGTGGATGGTGCGAGTCGGTTTAAGCGGATTCTGCATATTAACATTCCAGCGATCATCCCTACGATCACCATTTTGTTAATTCTGAATATGGGCAGTATTTTGGGCGTCGGATTCGAGAAAATTTTACTGCTGCAAAATCCGTTGAACATGGGTTCGTCCGATGTCATCTCGACATTTGTCTATCGGTCCGGTCTGGTCGATGCACAGTACAGTTTCTCCACAGCTGTAGGATTGTTCAACTCGGTAGTTAATGCGATTCTGCTGATTACGGTGAACCAAATTGCACGTCGCACCAGTGAAAACAGTTTGTGGTAAAAGGAGGGGAAAACACATGTCAACCGCGGTTAAGGAAAGCAGAAGCGATAAAGTGTTCTTATGGTGCAACTACATCTATCTGACGATAGCGCTCGTCATTGTGCTTTACCCGCTGTTATACATCATTAGCGCCTCAATCAGCGATCCCAAATTTGTAAGCTCCGGTGAGATGTGGCTGCTACCCAAAGGAATTACGTTTGAAGGGTATGCTCGCGTATTTGAGAACACCAACATCTGGATTGGGTACAAAAATACGATCATCTATACCGTCGTAGGTACACTCGTCAACCTGATGGTCACTCTTCCGGCAGCCTACGCGCTCAGTCGCTCTGATTTTGTGGGACGCGGATTCTTCATGGCGATGTTTATGGTAACGATGTTTTTCAGCGGAGGGCTTGTCCCGAGCTACCTGCTGATTAAGGATCTTGGTATGGTGAACAGCATGTGGGCTCTTATTCTGCCAGGAGCTGCATCTATCTGGAATATTATCGTATGCCGTACGTTTTTCCAATCGACCATTCCCAAGGAGCTGCAGGAGGCGGCCCATATCGACGGGTGTACCAACACCCGGTTGTTCATCCGAATTGTGCTTCCGCTCTCCATGCCGATCATTGCCGTGATGGCGCTCTTCTACGGAGTCGGACACTGGAACAGCTATTTCAGTGCCATGATCTATTTAAATGATTCCTCGAAGTATCCGCTGCAGCTCTTTCTTCGCCAAATCCTGGTACTTCAGGAGATGGCAGCACAGGGCGGTGGAGCTATCGATACCTCTTCAGCAACGGCGATGAATTCCAAAGCGGAAATTGCTGCGTTGGTCAAATATGCCGTCATTATTGTTTCAACCTTACCTGTGATTGCGATTTATCCATTCCTTCAGCGTTACTTTGTACAGGGTGTTATGATCGGTTCCGTCAAGGGATGATCTTAAACCATAATCCACACTAAAAAAAGGGGAGTTGTCGTCATGAAAAAGCTTCGCAAGGCTTCATCCATTGTACTCTGCCTTACCCTATCCGCAGCATTGCTTGCAGCTTGTGGTTCCAATGAAGATGGAGGTTCTGCGACTTCAAATGTCGAAGGGGTCAAAAAAGAAGGATTCCCGATTGTGGACAAACCACTTACGTTAAAGGTCATGTCCCAGGATGCGGGCGTTGCCGACTGGAACACGATGCCAGTCCTGCAAGAGATGGAGAAATTGTCAGGCATCAAGCTGGAGTACCAGCTTTCGCCGATCGACAGCTTTGAAACAAAGAAGAACCTGGTATTCGCAAGCGGCGATTTACCGGATATGTTCTATGCTGCGGATCTCAAGCCAGCTGAGCAGGTTACTTATGGAACTCAAGGCATTCTGATCCCACTGGAAAAATACATTGATGAGGGCTACGCCCCCAATATTAAGAAGATTCTCGACGAAAACCCGGATGTTCGCAAATCATTTACAACGCCTGACGGACATATGTATGCACTGCCATTTATTGATACGGCTGCCGTATGGTACAGAGGCCCGATGTGGTATAACGGGGAATTCCTAAAAGCACTTAATGTAGAGGAACCTAAGACTACGGAAGAATTATATACGTACCTGAAGCGTGTTAAGGAAGAAGACCCTAACGGCAACGGACAACAAGATGAAATTCCGCTTACTTCTGTAAAACTGGATGATCTCCGTATGTACTTCTTCGGATTCTGGGGAATGTACAACGAAGGAATCTATGCGGATAAGGACGGAAAAGTTCACTATCCTTACCAAGAAGAAGGCTACAAAGGTTATCTGACGTTCATGAACCGCTTGTGGAAAGAAGATTTGCTGGATCATGAGACCTTCTCCCAAACCGGCGATCAGAAAAAAGCAAAAGGCGAAAGCAACAAGCTTGCGCTGTTCAATGACTACCATCCATACTTCACACTCGGCGGCGAGCCTAGCACAAAACATCCGCTGATGACACCGGTGAAGAGTGAGATCGCAGACTCACCTGTATACGGTAAACACCCAGGCATATCGGCACGTGGTACCTTTGCTATTACTAGCAGCAACCCGTCCCCTGAGGCAACTATGCGTTGGATCGATTATATGTACAGCTATGATGGGGCGACCCTGTTCAATCAAGGTCCTGAAGGTCTGCTGTGGAAATTCAAAGACAAGGAAAATCTCGTAAAAGAGTGGCTGCCTGTTCCTGGCGGCGGGGATCGTGAGGAATATCGCGGTAAAATCACGCCGAACTATGGCATTTTGACACCGGGTATTAATGATCCGGATATAGCGAAAGGTCTTCGCACCGAATTTGATGAATGGCTTGACCAGCAGAATCAAGAGAAGTTGGTGCCTATCGGAAAATCACCATTCCCTAACGTTTATTTAACAAATGAAGAGCAAAGCGAAGCGACCGCTTTATTATCTGATCTGGATACGTACGTCAAGCAGATGGAAGCGAAGTTCGTAACAGGCCAAGAGCCGCTTGAGAACTGGGATAAGTATATTGCGCAGATCAAAAAAATGGGCAGCGACCGTATCGTTGAACTGTATCAAGGGGCCTACGATCGCTGGAACACAGGCCAATAAGAACAAGGACTCCAGAAAGAGGTGTGAACAAGGATGCAGAAATGGTTTGAAGAGGCCAAGCTGGGAATATTCATCCACTATGGCATCTATGCTGTGGACGGGGTTTCGGAATCGTGGTCCTTCTATAATGGAAGGATCTCTTACGAAGAGTACATGAAGCAGCTGGACGGCTTTACGGCATCGAAGTTTAATGCGGAGAAGTGGGCAGACTTGATTGAGAAATCCGGAGCCCGATACGCCGTGCTGACAACGAAGCATCATGATGGTGTTGCTCTGTGGGATACGCAGTATAGTGACCTCAATGTCGTTAAGCAGACACCAGCGAATCGGGATCTCGTGAGGGAATATGCGGAAGCAATTCGGGAGAAAGGCATACATCTAGGGATGTACTTTTCGCTGATTGATTGGTCGCACCCGGATTATCCTAGCGTGTTTGAAGGTGGAAAGGTACCAGAGGATCTCAGCAATGTCAATCGGCATTCAAGTCCTGTAGATGGTGTTCAGGATCAGGAGAAATGGGAGAAATTCCTTGAGTTCAATAACCAACAGCTGCAAGAGATCATGACGAATTACGGAAAGGTGGATCTGCTGTGGTTCGATGGGGACTGGGAGCGAAGCGCCGAGCAGTGGAATCTGCCGGAGTTCAAGCATTACCTGCAATCTTTTAACCCGGATGTCATCATCAACTCCCGCCTTCAAGGATATGGGGATTATAAAACGCCAGAGCAAGGTATTCCGATTACAAGACCAGAGGGACCATGGGAGTTCTGCACCACGATCAACACATCATGGGGCTATGTGCCAACAGACCATAAATACAAATCGTTAAATCAGATCATTCGGATGTTCTGTGATTGTATTTCAATGGGGGGCAATATGCTGCTGGATATCGGTCCGCGCGAGGATGGCACCATTGATAAGAGGCAGGAGGATATTCTGCTTGGGCTGGGAGAATGGATCCGAACCCATGAAGAGGCCGTCTTCGGAACGGGTGAAGGTATTATGCCTCGCTATTATATGGGGGGAAGCACCGTATCCGAGGACAGAAAGACATTGTACCTGTTTGTTTATGACGATCCAAAAGAGAATGTATGCATCAAGGGATTATGCAATAAGATCAAGAAGATTACTGTGCTGCATTCGGGCAAAGAACTTAACCATGAGATTCATGGGGGCGTGCCTTGGTTCAATATCCCGGGGACAACGTGGATCAAAATGACTCCGGAGGATACACATGAGCAGGTGACGGTTCTTAAGCTCGAATTCGACGAGGAACTGGAAATGTACGGCGGTTCAGGGGCAGTTGTTACTCATAACTAACATTACGGGAGGGCATGCACCTATAGATGCATGCCTTCCCTCATGAAGCGGAGAGAGAGCGATATGAACCAAAGTGGAGTACCTGAGCCGAAGATTGAGTATGCTCCCAAACATTATATATGCAAGCGTGCGCAGGAACCGCTGATGCTGGACGGCTGCGTAGATAAGGCGTTCTGGGGTGCGGCCGATTGGACGGAGGATTTCGTTGATATCGAAGGGGATCTTCGTCCGAAACCCGGAAAACAGACTCGGGTAAAAATGCTGTGGGATGACGACTATTTCTACTTTGCTGCCGAACTTATTGAAGATCAGATATGGGCTACGTTGACCGAGCGGGATTCTGTTATTTTCTATGACAATGATTTTGAGATTTTTATCGATCCCGACGGGGATACCCATCAATATTATGAGTTCGAGATCAATGCGCTGAATACAGTATGGGACCTGTTATTGGTGAAGCCATATCGGGATGGTGGACCTCCGGTCAACGGTTGGGATATCAGCGGTCTTAAGACAGCCGTACATATCGATGGGGAGCTGAACACACCTGGCGCCGATAACCGAAAATGGAGCGTCGAGGTCGCGATTCCCTGGACCAGCCTAAAGGAATGTGCCGAAGGTAACCGTCCGCCAGCACCGGGTGAGTTCTGGCGTGTCAACTTCTCACGGGTGGAATGGCAGACTGAGGTGCAGGATGGTGAGTACCGCAAAGTGCTGAATCCGGATACAGGCAAACCTTATCCGGAGGACAACTGGGTCTGGTCGCCCATGGGTATTATCAACATGCATTATCCGGAGCTATGGGGATATGTCGTATTTTCGGATGACGGAACGCATCAGCCCTTTGAGCTGCCAGAAGATGAACGAATTAAATGGGAGCTTCGCAGACTCTATTACCGTGAACGCAATTATTTTGAAGCCCATGGTGAATTTACACAAGATGTGAAGTTACTTATGGGTGAGGAATCGTTGATTTGCCAGCCTGTAATTGAAACGACCCGTAGCCTATTCCAGATTAGTACGCCTTCCTCGGATGGCACTACCTTAATCTGTATTCGGGAAGACGGAAAGCTGTGGAAGGAGTGAGCTAGCGATGACCAGCCAAACCTTGGTGTTCTCAATGGATGCACAGTCC
This window of the Paenibacillus marchantiae genome carries:
- a CDS encoding ABC transporter ATP-binding protein codes for the protein MSKKGLLRGYVIANWPVYLFAVLLIIASNVGQASLPRILGSFTDQLMQNTLQMNTVIRYSLSLLAIAIAYNLLFGTGQFMIMKLGRRFEFMTRERIFGKFSELSEYYFSKQGNGKLLSYVMNDVTSVREAISNGVTMMTNATFLLLSCIVMMLLSGIPMKLILISIVPLLAIPFLVVFFGPRIRKRSRDVQDALATMTESAEEQLGGIRVTKTFAIEDSARERFGFTVDAIKSKQLRLVRLSSLFQALLPLLGAISLVVSLLVGGILTMQNSITLGSFVALTLYLRIIMGPLQQIGNVINTMQRSGASLERVNDLLTEVPDVRELPNATSLQAVNDITIENLSFSYPGSSSAALKNISLNIQAGRTVGIVGKTGSGKSTFVKLLLRTYEPPEGTIRINGTDIRQLSLESLRSRIAYVPQDGFLFSTTIRDNIAFSDREVPLDTVEHSARQAMIYENIIRFPDRFDTLLGERGLTLSGGQRQRTSLARGLIKKAQVLILDDSMSAVDAITESGILRSLREIGKGKTTLIISHRISAVRHADEIIVLDEGRIAEQGTHAGLMAAKGLYAATYRLQEEGLHHD
- a CDS encoding S-layer homology domain-containing protein, which produces MKHKKGLAATLALCVSLTAGGASVLAFSDVKDEGQKTIVDSLHSKGVVNGVTADLFRPDLALSEPQGVQLIVNAFGLKNEYAAASAQNKISPTTWYADAVQAATQNGLSIPVELNPQAKMTREQFAILLLEGINTTGEYPVIMLYNDIKDENKIGKDAKSAVQNLLNMDIIELDKDGNFRPDQSLTRMEAASMIFNALEFVDKHGNGGSTEPTPTNPGEGQQGIVPTVTSTKVDDKTVKVKLTAQMPHPGYGLKIEDVKLEKDGRAIVLYTIIQPDPDMMYPMVITDVTAETDIPTGYTAEAQPSGK
- a CDS encoding ABC transporter permease, with amino-acid sequence MQPEGKSALSQNLSVYTIPNRKKNKLWRRMIRNWELYLFIAPAFLYFLIFHYGPMYGIQIAFKNFIPTLGVTGSPWVGFDHFIRFFNSYYFWDLLWNTLSISLYELAIGFPLPIILALAFNEVKDSFFKRTVQTVTYAPHFISVVVMSGMIITFLSPSSGMIVNLVEALGFQAPQFLTDPAWFKTVYVLSGVWQSAGWGTIIYLAALSGVDPQLHEAAVVDGASRFKRILHINIPAIIPTITILLILNMGSILGVGFEKILLLQNPLNMGSSDVISTFVYRSGLVDAQYSFSTAVGLFNSVVNAILLITVNQIARRTSENSLW
- a CDS encoding carbohydrate ABC transporter permease; this encodes MSTAVKESRSDKVFLWCNYIYLTIALVIVLYPLLYIISASISDPKFVSSGEMWLLPKGITFEGYARVFENTNIWIGYKNTIIYTVVGTLVNLMVTLPAAYALSRSDFVGRGFFMAMFMVTMFFSGGLVPSYLLIKDLGMVNSMWALILPGAASIWNIIVCRTFFQSTIPKELQEAAHIDGCTNTRLFIRIVLPLSMPIIAVMALFYGVGHWNSYFSAMIYLNDSSKYPLQLFLRQILVLQEMAAQGGGAIDTSSATAMNSKAEIAALVKYAVIIVSTLPVIAIYPFLQRYFVQGVMIGSVKG
- a CDS encoding extracellular solute-binding protein; amino-acid sequence: MKKLRKASSIVLCLTLSAALLAACGSNEDGGSATSNVEGVKKEGFPIVDKPLTLKVMSQDAGVADWNTMPVLQEMEKLSGIKLEYQLSPIDSFETKKNLVFASGDLPDMFYAADLKPAEQVTYGTQGILIPLEKYIDEGYAPNIKKILDENPDVRKSFTTPDGHMYALPFIDTAAVWYRGPMWYNGEFLKALNVEEPKTTEELYTYLKRVKEEDPNGNGQQDEIPLTSVKLDDLRMYFFGFWGMYNEGIYADKDGKVHYPYQEEGYKGYLTFMNRLWKEDLLDHETFSQTGDQKKAKGESNKLALFNDYHPYFTLGGEPSTKHPLMTPVKSEIADSPVYGKHPGISARGTFAITSSNPSPEATMRWIDYMYSYDGATLFNQGPEGLLWKFKDKENLVKEWLPVPGGGDREEYRGKITPNYGILTPGINDPDIAKGLRTEFDEWLDQQNQEKLVPIGKSPFPNVYLTNEEQSEATALLSDLDTYVKQMEAKFVTGQEPLENWDKYIAQIKKMGSDRIVELYQGAYDRWNTGQ
- a CDS encoding alpha-L-fucosidase; the protein is MQKWFEEAKLGIFIHYGIYAVDGVSESWSFYNGRISYEEYMKQLDGFTASKFNAEKWADLIEKSGARYAVLTTKHHDGVALWDTQYSDLNVVKQTPANRDLVREYAEAIREKGIHLGMYFSLIDWSHPDYPSVFEGGKVPEDLSNVNRHSSPVDGVQDQEKWEKFLEFNNQQLQEIMTNYGKVDLLWFDGDWERSAEQWNLPEFKHYLQSFNPDVIINSRLQGYGDYKTPEQGIPITRPEGPWEFCTTINTSWGYVPTDHKYKSLNQIIRMFCDCISMGGNMLLDIGPREDGTIDKRQEDILLGLGEWIRTHEEAVFGTGEGIMPRYYMGGSTVSEDRKTLYLFVYDDPKENVCIKGLCNKIKKITVLHSGKELNHEIHGGVPWFNIPGTTWIKMTPEDTHEQVTVLKLEFDEELEMYGGSGAVVTHN
- a CDS encoding carbohydrate-binding family 9-like protein, with translation MNQSGVPEPKIEYAPKHYICKRAQEPLMLDGCVDKAFWGAADWTEDFVDIEGDLRPKPGKQTRVKMLWDDDYFYFAAELIEDQIWATLTERDSVIFYDNDFEIFIDPDGDTHQYYEFEINALNTVWDLLLVKPYRDGGPPVNGWDISGLKTAVHIDGELNTPGADNRKWSVEVAIPWTSLKECAEGNRPPAPGEFWRVNFSRVEWQTEVQDGEYRKVLNPDTGKPYPEDNWVWSPMGIINMHYPELWGYVVFSDDGTHQPFELPEDERIKWELRRLYYRERNYFEAHGEFTQDVKLLMGEESLICQPVIETTRSLFQISTPSSDGTTLICIREDGKLWKE